The following are encoded in a window of Rubellicoccus peritrichatus genomic DNA:
- a CDS encoding phytoene desaturase family protein yields the protein MAKDWLEGVDEEYDVVVIGSGLGGLTAANTLAKLGRKVLLLEHHYQYGGLATWFKRPGRHIFDISLHGFPIGMIKSCRKYWTKEIADSIRQVREVRFINPQFDVSTTFDREDFTKIFIEKFGISRERVEAFFEHLRQMNYYDRDNRTTKEMFEEFFPGRNDVHRLLMEPIAYANGSTWHDPAITYGIVFSNFMSKGVYIYQGGTDQLIGRMEAEMQKNGVTLRKNCLVEKVHVEEGADGPEICGVTIKPRTGETRTINCKAVVSNANIKNTIFELTGEEHFTDEFIEEARAVRMNTSSCQVYIGIRKGDSIPDIGELVFTSDAEEFSSEELTNFKTSSRTFSVYYPETRPQNEVDRYGIVASLNAQWADWKNLTDEEYTAAKERLCQEALDGLEKFIPDIRKKVDHLEAATPRTVKHYVRHFSGTSFGTKFEGLKVSMELPDQIRGLYHAGSVGIIMSGWLGTINYGVIVSSKVDSMLAAIQSRNSTSAS from the coding sequence ATGGCGAAAGACTGGTTGGAGGGAGTAGATGAAGAATATGACGTTGTTGTCATTGGCAGCGGCTTGGGTGGATTGACTGCAGCTAACACATTGGCAAAATTAGGGCGAAAAGTTCTATTGTTGGAGCATCATTATCAATATGGTGGACTTGCCACATGGTTCAAGCGCCCAGGACGGCATATTTTCGACATATCGCTCCACGGCTTTCCTATCGGCATGATCAAAAGTTGCCGCAAATACTGGACCAAAGAGATTGCTGACAGCATTCGCCAAGTGCGTGAAGTGCGTTTTATCAATCCGCAGTTTGATGTTTCGACCACTTTTGATCGCGAGGACTTCACAAAAATATTTATTGAGAAATTCGGCATTAGCCGAGAGCGGGTAGAGGCATTTTTTGAGCATCTACGCCAGATGAACTACTACGATCGTGATAATCGTACAACCAAGGAGATGTTTGAGGAATTCTTTCCCGGGCGTAATGATGTTCATCGCCTTTTGATGGAACCGATTGCCTATGCCAATGGCTCCACCTGGCATGATCCTGCTATCACCTATGGTATCGTTTTCTCCAACTTCATGAGTAAGGGTGTTTACATCTACCAAGGTGGAACTGATCAGCTTATCGGCCGTATGGAGGCTGAGATGCAGAAGAATGGTGTTACTCTGCGGAAGAACTGTCTGGTTGAAAAGGTTCATGTGGAAGAAGGGGCAGACGGTCCTGAGATTTGCGGTGTAACGATCAAGCCCCGCACGGGTGAGACTCGTACCATCAACTGTAAAGCAGTTGTGTCGAATGCGAACATTAAGAACACTATTTTCGAACTCACTGGTGAGGAGCACTTTACAGATGAATTCATTGAGGAGGCCAGGGCAGTTCGCATGAACACAAGCTCCTGCCAAGTCTACATTGGGATTCGAAAGGGTGATAGTATTCCCGATATTGGCGAATTGGTCTTTACTTCGGATGCTGAGGAATTCTCAAGCGAGGAACTTACAAATTTTAAGACGAGTAGCCGAACCTTCTCAGTTTATTACCCCGAAACACGACCGCAAAACGAAGTGGATCGATATGGCATTGTCGCATCTTTGAATGCACAATGGGCTGACTGGAAAAACCTGACGGATGAAGAATACACGGCCGCAAAGGAACGTCTCTGCCAGGAAGCGCTGGATGGTTTGGAGAAGTTCATACCTGATATCCGGAAGAAAGTGGATCACCTGGAGGCGGCGACACCAAGGACGGTTAAACATTACGTCCGCCATTTCAGTGGGACATCATTTGGAACAAAGTTTGAAGGCCTCAAGGTTTCAATGGAACTTCCTGATCAGATTCGAGGTCTATATCACGCGGGCAGTGTCGGAATTATAATGAGCGGCTGGCTCGGCACCATCAATTACGGTGTCATCGTATCGAGTAAGGTGGATTCGATGCTAGCTGCGATCCAGTCACGGAATTCCACCTCGGCCAGCTAA
- a CDS encoding ribbon-helix-helix domain-containing protein produces MKKKTKKDTGKTQISISLPEELVARVDEMAEKENRNRSNFISTTLTRLAESQTKG; encoded by the coding sequence ATGAAGAAAAAAACAAAGAAAGACACAGGAAAAACACAAATCTCAATAAGTTTACCAGAAGAACTGGTAGCCCGTGTTGACGAAATGGCAGAAAAAGAGAATAGAAATCGTTCTAACTTTATTTCTACTACATTGACACGTTTAGCTGAAAGCCAGACAAAGGGTTGA
- a CDS encoding YicC/YloC family endoribonuclease has product MLSMTGYGRGNASGEDLEITVELSSVNRKGLEVGASLPREWQGMERTLCDDVRKAVSRGKVSIALRIESLTEKSGLSWDDAAVKSSIARLSTLAKEVNTDFTPNADALLRLIGLLDTSGKLPDWEEVLPVVKAALSAALSHFVEMRSKEGAALADDMRARLSLLRESTANIRSLSTKTVPHYRELLLERLQKAGLELELEDERVLKEIAIFADRCDIAEELTRLESHFEQFEETLQQKEPVGRKLDFICQELFREINTVGSKANNIDVTRLVIEMKNELERIREQVQNVE; this is encoded by the coding sequence ATGTTATCAATGACCGGCTATGGAAGGGGAAATGCCTCTGGAGAAGATCTTGAAATCACGGTCGAGCTTTCTTCGGTAAACCGAAAGGGACTCGAGGTCGGTGCTTCGCTGCCGCGTGAATGGCAAGGCATGGAGCGCACACTATGCGATGATGTGCGTAAGGCCGTTAGCCGAGGGAAAGTAAGTATTGCACTGCGCATAGAAAGCCTGACTGAAAAGTCCGGTCTATCATGGGATGACGCAGCTGTGAAATCCTCCATTGCTCGTTTGAGCACATTGGCTAAAGAAGTCAATACCGACTTCACGCCCAATGCAGATGCCCTGTTGAGGCTGATTGGCCTGCTGGATACCTCTGGAAAGTTGCCCGATTGGGAAGAAGTGCTACCGGTTGTGAAAGCAGCTCTTAGTGCAGCACTCAGTCATTTCGTTGAAATGCGGAGCAAAGAGGGGGCAGCACTGGCAGATGACATGCGAGCAAGGCTTTCACTTCTGCGGGAATCGACTGCTAATATTCGATCACTATCGACTAAAACAGTTCCACATTATCGTGAGCTCTTACTTGAGCGCCTGCAGAAGGCGGGGCTTGAGTTGGAGCTTGAAGATGAACGCGTCCTTAAGGAAATCGCAATTTTTGCGGATCGTTGCGACATTGCGGAGGAGTTGACCCGATTGGAAAGCCACTTCGAACAATTTGAGGAGACGCTACAGCAGAAAGAGCCGGTTGGTAGAAAACTGGACTTTATTTGTCAGGAGCTTTTCCGGGAAATCAATACTGTTGGCAGCAAGGCTAACAATATTGATGTAACACGTCTTGTGATTGAGATGAAGAACGAACTCGAACGCATTCGCGAACAAGTGCAAAACGTAGAGTAG
- a CDS encoding phytoene desaturase family protein: MGSREKKAIVIGGGLGGLSAAIYLAAKGLDVQLLEKNEHLGGKANRLSWNNFHFDTGPSLLTMPFVLREVFEAAGRKMEDYLELIRVRPACRYFFHDKQIFDAPGDLSAMREAIKEAFPDDLEGFDSFVRDGRRLWEVSGPAFLFNRMELETLFKINPLKGLAGLGALRKETLGQSLNRYFKEPHLIQLFSRYATYNGSDPSKTPATFNVISYVEMAFGSWHVKGGIYAMVEALAKLANELGVEISTDSPVARIRFSEGHKSVAGVIMESGEIIDSNNVLVNADAATALQGPLMADHPQSKKWQEDWCRREASSSGYVLLLAMDSENTSLACHNIFFRKDYAREFTELFDQPKPLTCPTIYVSVPGKIDSTQAPPGKESWFVLVNAPSLTKTRDWENYSEGILEQMSDLVPGFNTETILWQNALPPTFLEKKYNAWKGSIYGPSSNDLRSAFFRVRNRGAARGLAFAGGSAHPGGGIPLVLTSGRLAAEIITNQ; the protein is encoded by the coding sequence ATGGGAAGTCGTGAGAAGAAGGCAATCGTCATTGGCGGCGGCCTTGGAGGACTCAGTGCAGCAATATATCTAGCGGCGAAGGGGCTTGATGTTCAACTCCTTGAGAAAAACGAACACCTTGGCGGAAAGGCAAACCGATTATCATGGAATAATTTTCATTTTGATACGGGACCATCTCTCCTCACGATGCCTTTTGTTTTGCGCGAGGTCTTTGAAGCGGCTGGCCGAAAAATGGAAGACTATCTGGAGCTCATAAGAGTTCGTCCAGCATGCCGTTACTTCTTTCATGACAAACAGATTTTCGATGCCCCCGGAGATCTCTCTGCAATGCGTGAGGCAATTAAAGAGGCCTTTCCAGATGACCTTGAGGGATTTGATAGTTTTGTCCGAGACGGACGCCGTTTATGGGAGGTGAGCGGACCAGCCTTTCTTTTTAACCGAATGGAATTGGAGACTCTGTTCAAAATTAATCCCCTGAAAGGTTTGGCAGGCCTTGGTGCATTGCGCAAGGAGACTTTAGGTCAGTCGCTCAATCGTTACTTCAAGGAACCTCATTTAATTCAGCTGTTTAGTCGCTATGCGACTTATAATGGATCTGACCCATCTAAAACTCCAGCCACATTTAATGTGATCAGTTACGTTGAAATGGCTTTTGGCTCCTGGCATGTTAAAGGTGGTATTTATGCAATGGTCGAAGCCTTAGCTAAGCTTGCGAACGAGCTTGGTGTCGAGATATCTACAGATTCTCCAGTAGCTCGAATTCGATTCTCTGAAGGCCACAAATCAGTTGCAGGTGTTATAATGGAGTCTGGCGAAATTATTGATTCCAATAATGTTCTGGTGAATGCGGATGCCGCCACAGCATTGCAAGGACCACTAATGGCAGATCATCCGCAATCTAAAAAATGGCAAGAAGACTGGTGTCGCCGAGAGGCATCCAGCAGCGGTTATGTTCTGCTTCTTGCCATGGATTCGGAAAACACTTCACTGGCCTGCCATAACATCTTTTTTAGAAAAGATTATGCTCGCGAATTTACTGAATTGTTTGATCAGCCCAAGCCACTGACTTGCCCAACAATTTATGTTTCTGTACCTGGTAAGATCGACAGTACTCAGGCACCTCCCGGTAAGGAATCATGGTTTGTTCTCGTGAATGCTCCAAGTCTAACCAAAACGAGGGACTGGGAAAATTACAGCGAAGGTATACTCGAACAAATGAGCGATCTAGTCCCAGGTTTCAATACTGAGACTATTCTCTGGCAAAACGCCTTACCACCGACGTTCCTGGAGAAAAAGTACAACGCCTGGAAAGGATCAATTTATGGTCCTAGCTCCAATGACTTGCGTTCTGCCTTCTTCCGTGTAAGAAATCGTGGAGCGGCTAGGGGATTGGCTTTCGCTGGTGGTAGTGCTCATCCTGGCGGAGGAATTCCATTGGTTCTAACGAGTGGCAGGCTTGCAGCCGAAATCATCACGAATCAATAA
- a CDS encoding type II secretion system protein, with product MYYSHTSSQQRIKSEKSKSRGFTLPEALISLTIIGFLSAGLTYFMKDVAYGLFWGTQKIEISQDVRSFTMRIAAEARSANSAIIYSSFKNTDRDQGADRRDDGLSGDCLVLVNTEPYPNADSPEHYTRVIVYFRKAAETENIGPVRRLEWPASGTTGTSHYVDASGKTIEELLTSIAADDTGDYPVIVELSRGMADGRLFTNFRQGKVIVVNGEILHGNQAEEVTNTYNLSISPRG from the coding sequence ATGTACTATTCTCACACCTCTTCTCAACAGAGAATAAAATCTGAGAAATCAAAGTCTCGCGGCTTCACCTTGCCTGAAGCACTTATCAGTCTGACCATTATAGGCTTTCTTTCTGCTGGTCTCACTTACTTCATGAAAGATGTCGCTTATGGGCTTTTTTGGGGGACTCAGAAAATAGAGATCTCACAGGATGTACGCTCTTTCACAATGAGAATTGCGGCAGAAGCGCGTTCAGCAAATTCTGCTATTATATATTCCAGTTTCAAGAATACAGATAGAGATCAGGGAGCTGACAGACGAGATGACGGACTAAGTGGCGATTGCCTGGTGCTGGTAAATACCGAACCCTACCCTAATGCGGATTCCCCAGAGCACTACACGCGTGTTATTGTTTATTTCCGCAAGGCAGCTGAAACTGAAAACATTGGTCCTGTTCGTCGGCTGGAATGGCCTGCTTCGGGAACCACCGGAACCAGTCATTACGTTGATGCGTCTGGTAAGACTATCGAAGAACTGCTCACCAGCATTGCAGCAGACGACACAGGCGATTATCCGGTGATCGTTGAGCTGTCCAGAGGCATGGCTGACGGTCGGCTGTTTACCAACTTCCGACAAGGGAAAGTTATTGTTGTAAACGGAGAGATCCTACACGGAAACCAGGCTGAGGAAGTCACTAATACTTACAATCTTTCCATTTCACCAAGAGGATAA
- a CDS encoding type II secretion system protein — protein sequence MNNQISQRSHKHSGMTLVEIMIAMLILTIMAAGIISAVFTVKADAENNLYESSALNVAMSFIEQMKSFDYGLLEDPPTNPAGKDVFTFIIGSGTALEVPLDEDITITVPIVSKSDGNVVKELDVILNVSKSVAASFDAYWLQVDYSWDHPTRDRAFGGSVNSLRSEVSTY from the coding sequence ATGAACAATCAGATCTCGCAGCGTAGTCACAAACACTCTGGCATGACTCTTGTTGAGATCATGATTGCCATGCTCATTTTGACCATCATGGCAGCTGGGATCATATCTGCTGTATTTACGGTTAAGGCCGATGCGGAAAACAACCTGTACGAATCGTCAGCTTTAAACGTGGCAATGAGCTTTATCGAACAAATGAAGAGTTTCGATTATGGATTGCTGGAAGATCCGCCGACTAATCCAGCAGGCAAAGACGTCTTCACCTTCATTATCGGTTCTGGAACAGCTCTCGAAGTTCCCCTGGATGAAGATATAACGATTACGGTGCCGATAGTTTCCAAGTCCGATGGTAATGTAGTGAAGGAACTCGATGTGATTCTTAATGTCTCAAAATCAGTAGCAGCCTCATTTGATGCTTACTGGTTACAAGTGGATTACTCATGGGATCACCCAACACGTGACCGCGCTTTTGGCGGATCCGTCAATAGTCTTCGAAGCGAAGTATCGACCTACTGA
- a CDS encoding SAM-dependent methyltransferase yields the protein MREDGIINALKTEAQKHTALTYAQFCEIALYHPLFGYYQQKRQRVGRNRDTDFYTAESLGPVFAQLTIAAVKSILRHENLNDFTFVELGAEPGSGSFAETTHNFNGYQAFSVQDEILLSGKSVVFANEILDAQPFHRLVFKNGVWRELGVRLDGDELVESELPELSQPIVAAELDLPSTAPDGYLLDVSPQAEALLHKICSNHWQGVLVLFDYGKLWHELVSNCPSGTARAYRRHNISRNLLDTPGQQDLTCHVCWDRLEKVALRSGFTAMKLERQEAFFVHHAQDEISRIISSKPGEFDSARQDVIELIHPHHMGSKFQVLSGLRMP from the coding sequence GTGAGAGAAGACGGAATCATCAATGCGCTCAAGACTGAAGCGCAAAAACATACTGCTCTGACTTATGCTCAATTTTGCGAAATAGCATTGTATCACCCACTTTTCGGTTACTACCAGCAGAAGCGACAACGCGTTGGACGTAATAGGGATACGGATTTTTATACTGCCGAAAGCCTTGGACCGGTTTTCGCACAACTGACTATAGCTGCTGTAAAGTCCATATTGCGACATGAGAACCTCAACGATTTCACTTTTGTGGAGTTAGGAGCTGAGCCTGGTTCTGGGTCTTTTGCTGAAACAACTCACAATTTCAATGGATATCAGGCCTTTTCAGTTCAGGATGAAATTCTACTCTCAGGGAAGTCAGTTGTATTTGCCAACGAGATATTAGATGCCCAGCCATTTCACAGGTTGGTTTTTAAAAATGGAGTTTGGCGAGAGCTAGGTGTTCGACTTGACGGAGACGAGCTTGTGGAAAGCGAGTTGCCAGAATTAAGTCAACCGATAGTAGCTGCTGAGCTGGATCTTCCATCGACCGCCCCCGATGGATATCTACTTGATGTTTCACCTCAGGCTGAAGCGCTTCTACACAAGATTTGCTCAAATCACTGGCAAGGTGTCTTGGTCCTTTTTGACTATGGCAAGTTGTGGCATGAATTGGTCAGTAATTGCCCTTCAGGCACAGCACGAGCCTACCGACGTCACAATATCAGCAGAAATCTTCTCGATACCCCAGGCCAACAAGATCTGACCTGCCATGTTTGTTGGGATCGGCTGGAAAAAGTTGCGCTTCGCAGTGGCTTTACGGCAATGAAATTAGAGAGGCAGGAAGCGTTCTTTGTTCATCATGCACAGGATGAAATTTCAAGAATCATATCCTCTAAACCAGGCGAGTTCGATTCTGCGCGCCAGGATGTTATTGAGTTGATCCATCCACATCACATGGGTTCGAAGTTCCAAGTGCTCTCCGGATTGAGAATGCCATAA